In the Paenibacillus sp. FSL H7-0357 genome, one interval contains:
- a CDS encoding sugar phosphate isomerase/epimerase family protein, translating into MFIIRYGTLAHSAGCLPLQTLTSTLQAHDISFVQLALSKAIQDIDTSPGKLSPGLANYIGEQFDKAGIRIGVLGCYINPVHPDPVVRRAEIDRFKEHLQFARQFGAPMVATETGDLHTFQEMEPYRYEEIGWETLRTTVEELAEEAEKWGVFLGIEGVSTHTLSTPQKMRRLLDEVPSSSIGVVFDPCNWIGDDVSRQDEIVDSAFSLLGDRMILAHLKDIYREGNHVRHGKAGQGLFHTAEFLQKLQTFKPMIDVSLEEITLPEIRETVALLTALGK; encoded by the coding sequence ATGTTCATCATTCGATACGGAACTTTGGCGCATTCAGCAGGTTGTCTGCCGCTCCAGACCTTAACCTCCACACTGCAGGCCCACGATATCAGCTTCGTGCAGCTCGCCCTGTCCAAGGCAATACAGGATATCGACACTTCCCCCGGCAAACTGAGTCCCGGCTTGGCCAATTATATCGGTGAGCAATTCGACAAGGCAGGGATCCGTATTGGTGTTCTCGGCTGCTACATCAACCCCGTTCATCCGGACCCGGTGGTCCGCAGGGCAGAAATCGACCGTTTCAAGGAACACTTGCAGTTTGCCAGACAGTTCGGCGCACCGATGGTAGCTACAGAAACCGGGGACCTGCATACGTTTCAAGAGATGGAGCCTTACCGTTACGAGGAGATCGGTTGGGAAACGCTGCGGACTACGGTGGAAGAATTGGCCGAGGAAGCGGAGAAATGGGGCGTATTTCTGGGGATCGAAGGCGTCAGTACCCACACCTTATCCACCCCGCAAAAAATGCGCCGCCTATTGGATGAGGTGCCTTCCAGCTCCATAGGCGTCGTGTTCGACCCCTGCAATTGGATCGGTGACGATGTGTCCCGGCAGGATGAAATTGTGGACAGTGCCTTCAGTCTGCTGGGTGACCGGATGATCCTGGCCCACTTGAAGGATATCTACCGCGAAGGGAACCATGTCCGTCACGGAAAAGCGGGCCAGGGGCTGTTCCACACTGCAGAATTTCTGCAAAAGCTTCAGACCTTCAAGCCTATGATTGATGTCTCCCTGGAGGAAATCACTCTTCCTGAAATTCGGGAAACAGTTGCCTTGCTGACCGCTCTCGGGAAATGA
- a CDS encoding DinB family protein produces the protein MSEMIAECMRRLDQSLEYVEKAVGKLPEEKIWFRPRPKMNAIGNLCLHIAGSEYQHLVSGIGNQPVIRDRPGELLETGGHNREELLTLLRSVRAESWSVVRKLTAADLERVATITYPENSGVDSYQWSIQKILIGAAEHYSYHTGQIVYAAKWLQEEDAHLLNWKHYN, from the coding sequence ATGAGTGAAATGATTGCGGAGTGTATGAGAAGGCTGGATCAATCCCTGGAGTATGTGGAGAAAGCTGTCGGCAAGCTGCCGGAAGAGAAGATATGGTTCCGTCCCCGACCGAAAATGAATGCGATCGGCAACCTTTGCCTTCATATCGCAGGCAGCGAATACCAGCATCTGGTCAGCGGGATTGGCAATCAGCCGGTGATCAGGGACAGACCGGGTGAGCTTCTGGAGACAGGCGGACATAACCGGGAAGAATTGCTCACCCTGCTAAGATCGGTAAGAGCCGAGAGCTGGTCCGTTGTCCGGAAGCTCACGGCTGCAGATTTGGAGCGGGTAGCTACCATTACCTACCCGGAGAATTCCGGCGTGGACAGCTACCAGTGGAGCATCCAGAAGATACTGATCGGTGCGGCAGAGCATTATTCCTATCACACCGGGCAGATTGTGTATGCAGCGAAGTGGCTGCAGGAGGAAGACGCACATCTTTTGAACTGGAAGCATTACAATTAA
- the thiD gene encoding bifunctional hydroxymethylpyrimidine kinase/phosphomethylpyrimidine kinase: MSKIIKTLTIAGSDSSGGAGIQADLKTFEEYGTYGFSALTTIVTMDPDNGWHHNVYPIDSSIVAEQLKTIFAGGPVDAMKTGMLGSVDIVLVAEKAIKENLQTNVVIDPVMVCKGEDEVLNPESANAIRDLLLPLATVATPNLFEAGVLSGLGKLTTIEEMKEAARLIHLLGTQNVVVKGGKALGGDLAIDVFFDGSEYTVLETAKIEPAYNHGAGCTFAAAITGGLANGLSVHDAVVKAKDFVSAAIRSGYAFNQYVGPVFHGGYRLEQ; this comes from the coding sequence TTGTCAAAGATCATAAAAACCCTAACCATTGCCGGCAGTGACTCCAGTGGAGGCGCAGGCATCCAAGCTGATTTAAAAACCTTTGAGGAGTATGGCACCTACGGCTTCAGCGCTTTAACGACTATTGTCACCATGGACCCGGATAATGGCTGGCACCATAATGTCTACCCGATTGACTCTTCCATCGTGGCGGAGCAGCTAAAGACTATCTTTGCCGGTGGACCTGTGGACGCGATGAAGACAGGGATGTTGGGCAGTGTGGATATTGTGCTTGTTGCGGAAAAAGCGATCAAGGAAAACCTCCAGACCAATGTGGTCATTGACCCGGTTATGGTCTGCAAAGGTGAAGACGAGGTGCTGAATCCGGAGAGCGCAAATGCCATCCGTGATTTGCTGCTGCCGCTGGCTACCGTAGCCACTCCCAACCTGTTTGAAGCAGGGGTGCTTTCCGGACTAGGCAAGCTCACAACCATTGAAGAAATGAAAGAGGCGGCGCGCCTGATCCATTTGCTGGGAACCCAAAATGTTGTTGTCAAAGGCGGTAAAGCGCTAGGTGGAGACCTTGCGATTGACGTCTTCTTCGACGGCTCCGAATATACTGTACTTGAGACCGCCAAGATTGAACCTGCATACAATCACGGAGCAGGCTGCACGTTTGCAGCTGCCATTACCGGCGGCCTGGCGAACGGCCTGTCTGTGCATGACGCAGTAGTCAAAGCGAAGGATTTCGTCTCCGCAGCCATCCGCAGCGGTTACGCCTTCAATCAATATGTCGGCCCTGTATTTCATGGCGGTTACCGCCTGGAACAGTAG
- a CDS encoding acetylxylan esterase has translation MNTIELRKQELENCRPEPTLDAQSADNYWDGILAEYEQKPLHVTTVPEETPYPGMEVNKVSFKGFDETTVYAWHIQPSWSVEAGQALPCIVTFPGYTGDRGYPERYASWVLLGYAVLAVDVRGQLGETGNLLPQSSGVAKGWITQGILEKEHSYYMAAAMDAVRAVDTAAQLPGIDPSRIAVTGGSQGGGLSLLAGALNPRVAAVAADIPNLCRLDFGVLNSTSSLTEIADYIKRYPEHLERILHNLAYFDIVNLAHRFTAPVMMSVGWKDTVCMPETIYAAYNRITAPKEIWDYPFSGHEVGEFHNRQKAIFFERHLGTGQLL, from the coding sequence ATGAATACTATTGAACTGCGTAAGCAGGAACTGGAAAACTGCCGTCCTGAACCGACACTTGATGCACAGTCAGCCGACAATTACTGGGATGGAATCCTTGCGGAATATGAACAGAAGCCGCTGCACGTTACCACTGTTCCCGAAGAAACACCCTATCCGGGCATGGAGGTTAACAAAGTCAGCTTCAAGGGATTTGATGAAACCACGGTGTATGCCTGGCATATTCAGCCGTCCTGGAGTGTAGAAGCCGGGCAGGCGCTGCCTTGTATCGTTACATTTCCGGGTTATACCGGAGACCGGGGATACCCGGAACGTTATGCCTCATGGGTGCTTCTCGGCTATGCTGTTCTGGCTGTAGATGTGCGGGGCCAGCTGGGTGAGACGGGAAACCTGCTGCCCCAGAGCAGCGGCGTTGCCAAAGGCTGGATCACCCAGGGGATCCTGGAGAAGGAGCACTCCTACTACATGGCTGCGGCGATGGATGCCGTCCGGGCCGTGGATACCGCCGCGCAGCTGCCCGGCATAGATCCCTCACGCATCGCTGTTACCGGCGGCAGCCAGGGAGGCGGACTTTCCCTGCTGGCAGGCGCGCTGAACCCGCGTGTCGCTGCGGTCGCTGCCGACATTCCGAATCTTTGCCGGCTGGATTTCGGGGTGCTGAATTCAACCAGCTCTTTGACAGAGATCGCTGATTACATCAAGCGGTACCCTGAGCATCTGGAACGCATTCTGCATAATCTTGCCTATTTCGATATCGTGAATCTGGCGCACCGCTTTACTGCACCTGTAATGATGTCTGTCGGCTGGAAGGACACGGTATGTATGCCGGAAACGATCTATGCGGCGTATAACCGCATTACGGCGCCCAAAGAAATCTGGGATTACCCATTCTCCGGACATGAGGTCGGCGAGTTCCATAACCGTCAGAAGGCTATATTTTTTGAGCGGCATTTGGGGACAGGGCAGCTGCTTTAG
- the arfA gene encoding arabinosylfuranosidase ArfA — MTIQSSMIVDKDFKLAEVDPRVYGSFIEHLGRAVYGGIYEPGHPTADENGFRGDALQAIRTLNVPIIRYPGGNFVSGYNWEDGVGPKAERKRSLELAWWTTETNQMGTNEFAEWAKLAGSEVMMAVNLGTRGIDAARNLVEYCNHPSGSYWSDLRISHGYAAPHAFKTWCLGNEMDGPWQIGAKTAVEYGRLANETAKAMRWVDPSLELVACGSSGSGMNTFAEWEATVLDLTYDNVDFLSLHTYYNNNEDDTPNFLARSLDMDQFIDSVAAVCDYIKAKKKSRKKIYLSMDEWNVWKSQGSSRAEQHWQVAPPEFEDVYTLEDALVVGCCLISLLKHADRVKMACIAQLINVIAPIMTENGGPLWLQTTYYPYMHASVYGRGTVLHPLISSPKYDSKDFTDVPYLEAISVYNEELNEVTVFAVNRHLAEGLELAVDLRSFGAVTVIQHTVLEHEDIHVTNTRSNPGTVLPHDRGTATADGGRVSALLPKASWNVIRLQVNG; from the coding sequence ATGACGATACAATCCTCAATGATTGTCGATAAGGATTTTAAGCTGGCTGAGGTGGACCCGCGGGTCTACGGTTCTTTCATTGAACATCTGGGACGGGCTGTCTATGGCGGTATTTACGAACCGGGACATCCAACGGCAGATGAGAACGGCTTCCGCGGAGATGCCCTGCAGGCCATCCGCACGCTCAATGTCCCGATTATCCGTTATCCCGGCGGAAATTTCGTCTCAGGCTACAACTGGGAAGATGGAGTTGGTCCCAAGGCTGAGCGTAAGCGCTCTCTTGAACTCGCCTGGTGGACGACCGAAACCAATCAAATGGGTACTAATGAATTCGCAGAGTGGGCTAAGCTGGCAGGTTCCGAAGTCATGATGGCCGTCAATCTCGGTACCCGCGGGATCGATGCGGCCAGAAATCTGGTCGAGTATTGCAATCATCCCTCCGGCTCTTACTGGAGTGATCTGCGGATCTCCCACGGTTATGCAGCCCCCCATGCCTTCAAAACCTGGTGTCTTGGCAATGAAATGGATGGTCCATGGCAGATCGGGGCCAAGACGGCAGTCGAATACGGGCGCCTAGCCAATGAAACAGCTAAAGCTATGCGCTGGGTGGATCCTTCGCTTGAGCTTGTCGCCTGCGGCAGCTCAGGCAGCGGGATGAACACCTTCGCTGAGTGGGAAGCTACTGTGCTGGATCTCACCTATGATAATGTGGATTTCTTGTCTTTGCATACGTACTACAATAACAATGAAGACGATACCCCTAATTTCCTGGCCCGCTCCCTGGATATGGACCAGTTTATCGACAGTGTAGCCGCTGTATGCGATTATATCAAGGCCAAGAAAAAGAGCAGGAAAAAGATTTATCTCTCCATGGATGAATGGAATGTGTGGAAGTCCCAGGGTTCAAGCCGCGCCGAGCAGCATTGGCAGGTCGCCCCGCCGGAATTCGAGGATGTGTACACGCTGGAGGATGCGCTTGTTGTGGGCTGCTGTCTAATCTCGCTGCTGAAGCACGCGGACCGCGTGAAGATGGCCTGCATTGCCCAGCTTATTAATGTCATTGCACCAATTATGACCGAAAACGGCGGCCCGCTCTGGCTGCAGACCACGTACTACCCTTATATGCATGCTTCTGTCTATGGCCGCGGGACTGTTTTGCACCCGCTCATTTCCAGTCCGAAATATGATTCCAAGGATTTCACCGATGTTCCCTATCTGGAAGCGATCAGTGTATACAACGAAGAGCTGAACGAGGTAACTGTGTTTGCCGTTAACCGCCATCTGGCAGAAGGCTTGGAGCTAGCTGTGGACCTGCGCAGCTTCGGGGCTGTTACCGTGATCCAGCATACCGTACTGGAACATGAGGATATTCATGTAACGAACACCCGAAGCAACCCGGGGACAGTCCTGCCGCATGACCGCGGCACTGCCACGGCAGACGGCGGACGCGTAAGCGCCCTGCTTCCTAAGGCGTCCTGGAATGTGATCCGGCTGCAGGTGAACGGCTAG
- a CDS encoding CidA/LrgA family protein, whose protein sequence is MKIIRIIAEVGILYAFYLAGDYLQKLLHLPVPGSIVGLLLLFILLLCKIVPLKLIENGSSFILAYLPMFFIPATAGIMNHLDIFSGRGLLLIAILVVSSVLTMVVTAHSSQWFTGRSARRRSRNSYRTGSLREKGKEA, encoded by the coding sequence ATGAAAATCATCCGCATTATTGCCGAGGTCGGAATATTGTACGCGTTCTATCTGGCCGGAGACTATCTGCAAAAGCTGCTGCATCTCCCGGTTCCGGGCAGTATTGTCGGGCTTCTGCTTCTGTTTATATTGCTGCTCTGCAAAATCGTGCCGCTCAAGCTGATTGAGAATGGCTCATCCTTTATTCTGGCCTATCTTCCGATGTTCTTCATTCCGGCGACTGCCGGGATTATGAACCACCTCGATATTTTCAGCGGCAGAGGACTCCTGCTGATTGCCATTCTCGTGGTGAGCAGTGTGCTGACCATGGTCGTAACGGCCCATTCCAGCCAGTGGTTCACCGGCCGCAGCGCCAGACGCAGAAGCAGAAACAGCTACCGCACTGGAAGCCTTAGAGAGAAGGGGAAGGAAGCATGA
- a CDS encoding glycosyltransferase family 4 protein — MRFTFPILTLCHGGAQRMLVELTNGLTALGHQIVILMPLGGDISYEIHSTLLRTDHTLLRETDFPASDVIVSNFYTTVPVAEAASKNGKGIHVRLSLCYEPLFLPENHVSFPSYHTTGKLIVLSQWQKELIELNHGISGSIVPVGISSSFNNMRIRHKLQEPLNITAILRKVENGFSWHREQDYLVQQLDIVKQNLPGVNINFISPPDEFYTSDSLQQMKASGKYRFFTPLNDEELCYHYNGADIFVSSSIFDTGSLPGLEAMRCGAALVSVYSGGNLEYARHEENCLLSYRYENRLAEDVLRLSQDHLLRARLAMQGENDSAGWTWENSVRIMERSIKNFLQGTPVDNQPKSALVRKMNSFRACRK; from the coding sequence ATGAGGTTCACATTCCCCATTCTCACCCTATGCCATGGCGGGGCGCAACGGATGCTGGTGGAGCTTACCAATGGTCTGACAGCTTTGGGCCACCAGATTGTGATTCTCATGCCGCTGGGGGGAGACATTTCCTATGAGATCCACTCCACCCTGCTCCGCACCGACCACACATTGCTGCGTGAAACCGACTTTCCGGCCAGCGATGTCATTGTTTCCAATTTCTATACCACTGTGCCTGTGGCTGAAGCCGCCAGCAAGAATGGAAAGGGAATTCATGTACGCCTGTCCTTATGTTACGAGCCGCTTTTTTTGCCGGAAAATCATGTATCCTTTCCCAGTTATCATACCACCGGCAAGCTGATCGTTCTATCACAGTGGCAGAAAGAATTGATTGAATTAAATCATGGGATATCAGGAAGTATTGTGCCTGTCGGCATCAGCTCCTCCTTTAATAATATGCGTATCCGCCACAAGCTGCAGGAGCCGTTGAACATTACTGCCATTCTGCGCAAGGTTGAGAACGGCTTCTCCTGGCATCGCGAACAGGATTATCTGGTACAACAGCTGGATATCGTCAAACAGAATCTTCCCGGTGTAAATATCAACTTCATCAGTCCGCCGGATGAATTCTATACCTCGGATTCCCTGCAGCAGATGAAGGCCAGCGGCAAATACCGCTTCTTCACACCGCTGAATGATGAAGAGCTCTGCTATCACTACAATGGGGCGGATATCTTTGTCAGCTCCAGCATTTTTGATACCGGGTCCCTTCCGGGACTGGAAGCCATGCGCTGCGGGGCGGCGCTCGTCTCTGTGTACTCCGGCGGCAATCTGGAATATGCCCGTCATGAAGAGAATTGTCTGCTCTCCTACCGGTACGAGAACCGGCTCGCCGAGGATGTCCTCCGCCTGAGCCAGGATCATCTGCTCAGAGCCCGCTTAGCCATGCAGGGAGAAAACGATTCTGCCGGATGGACCTGGGAGAACAGCGTCAGAATCATGGAGCGGAGTATCAAAAATTTCCTCCAAGGCACACCTGTTGACAATCAGCCCAAGTCTGCACTGGTGCGCAAGATGAACAGCTTTAGGGCATGCAGGAAATAA
- a CDS encoding NAD(P)H-dependent oxidoreductase: MEASATAAAKHEILSAFEFRHATKVFDSSRKISEDDFQFILETGRLSPSSFGFEPWRFVVVQNPEIREKLRPFAWGAQGQLPTASHFVLILSRQPGDMAAGSDHIRHMMEQVQNLPPEAAEGKQQTYDSFLKVDFGLKDNERAMFEWGARQTYLALGNMMTAAAMIGIDSCPIEGFDKAKLEEVLAAEGIMDPEHFGISCMVAFGYRVNEPRGKTRQTAGQVIQWV, translated from the coding sequence ATGGAAGCCAGTGCGACAGCAGCAGCCAAGCATGAAATCCTATCCGCCTTTGAATTCAGACATGCGACGAAAGTGTTTGACAGCAGCCGGAAAATCAGCGAGGATGATTTTCAGTTTATTCTGGAGACGGGACGGTTGTCTCCAAGCTCCTTCGGGTTTGAGCCCTGGCGGTTTGTTGTGGTACAGAACCCGGAAATCCGCGAGAAGCTGCGCCCCTTTGCCTGGGGGGCCCAAGGACAATTGCCAACCGCCAGCCATTTTGTGCTGATCTTGTCCAGACAACCCGGAGATATGGCCGCCGGATCGGATCATATCCGGCATATGATGGAACAGGTGCAGAACCTGCCACCCGAAGCTGCTGAAGGTAAGCAGCAGACTTACGATTCTTTCTTGAAAGTCGACTTTGGTCTGAAAGACAATGAGCGGGCCATGTTCGAGTGGGGGGCCCGCCAGACGTATTTGGCTCTCGGCAATATGATGACCGCTGCGGCGATGATTGGCATCGATTCCTGCCCGATAGAAGGCTTCGACAAGGCGAAGCTTGAAGAGGTACTGGCTGCTGAAGGTATTATGGACCCTGAGCATTTTGGGATATCCTGCATGGTAGCCTTTGGTTACCGGGTCAATGAGCCGCGCGGGAAAACTCGGCAAACTGCCGGGCAAGTGATTCAGTGGGTGTAA
- a CDS encoding SGNH/GDSL hydrolase family protein, with the protein MNVSDKQTAVPQFKYMVSGDSISKGVVYDEARSKYVILEENYVSLLQGNLKGALRNTARFGNTLLKGFGNLKRDVLKEKPDVVLIEYGGNDCDFHWEEIMNNPEAEHNPKTDFTAFEKMLLDMIDFLKSQGIMPILMSLPPLDADSYFKWVSGNNPASEVNILKWLGSITKIYWWQERYNSTIIKVAESTRTKIIDVRGAFLQQPDFTKFICRDGIHPNKEGHRIIFDKVLDFIRSSEPQLLVDSTGQAAHSH; encoded by the coding sequence ATGAACGTATCGGACAAACAAACTGCCGTGCCCCAGTTTAAATATATGGTGAGCGGCGATTCCATCTCCAAAGGGGTGGTCTATGATGAAGCGAGAAGCAAATATGTCATTCTGGAAGAAAATTACGTGTCGCTGCTTCAGGGCAATCTGAAGGGAGCGCTGCGCAATACGGCCAGATTCGGCAACACTCTGCTCAAGGGCTTCGGCAATCTGAAACGGGATGTGCTGAAGGAGAAACCGGATGTGGTACTGATCGAATATGGGGGAAATGACTGCGACTTTCATTGGGAGGAAATTATGAATAACCCTGAGGCAGAGCATAATCCCAAGACCGATTTCACGGCTTTCGAAAAAATGCTGCTGGATATGATTGATTTCCTGAAAAGCCAGGGGATTATGCCTATTCTGATGAGTCTCCCTCCGCTGGATGCGGACAGCTATTTCAAATGGGTCAGCGGAAACAACCCGGCGTCGGAAGTGAATATTCTGAAATGGCTCGGCAGCATCACTAAAATCTACTGGTGGCAGGAAAGATACAATTCCACGATTATCAAGGTCGCCGAGAGCACCCGAACCAAAATCATTGATGTCCGGGGCGCTTTTCTCCAGCAGCCGGATTTCACCAAGTTCATCTGCCGGGACGGGATTCATCCCAATAAAGAAGGACACCGCATCATCTTTGACAAGGTGCTGGATTTCATCCGAAGCAGTGAACCCCAGCTGCTGGTGGACAGCACCGGACAGGCTGCACACAGTCATTAA
- a CDS encoding winged helix-turn-helix transcriptional regulator, whose protein sequence is MRDRKGGFGQCPDGNETACPVEFTLDVIGGKWKGVLLYHLMDDKKRFNEFRRICPGITQRMLTLQLRELEEDGVVHREVYHQVPPKVEYSLTEFGRTLIPIIMLMRDWGEEYKIKQLSKESCPS, encoded by the coding sequence ATGCGAGATCGAAAAGGCGGATTTGGCCAATGCCCGGACGGCAACGAAACAGCGTGCCCCGTAGAATTTACGCTCGACGTTATTGGCGGCAAATGGAAGGGCGTGCTTCTATACCATTTAATGGATGACAAGAAACGGTTCAATGAATTCCGCCGTATCTGTCCCGGCATTACCCAGCGGATGCTGACCTTGCAGCTCCGTGAGCTGGAGGAAGACGGAGTGGTGCACCGCGAGGTCTACCATCAAGTGCCGCCAAAGGTCGAGTATTCCCTGACCGAATTCGGCCGGACACTGATCCCGATCATTATGCTGATGAGGGATTGGGGCGAAGAATACAAAATAAAACAGCTTTCCAAAGAAAGCTGCCCTAGTTGA
- a CDS encoding tetratricopeptide repeat-containing glycosyltransferase family 2 protein: MIEISLCMIVCNEENSLPRCLSSVGAIADEIIIVDTGSTDNTKEIALSYGAVIYDFTWIDDFSAARNFAFSKATKEYIFWLDADDYLKDVDHARFRELKHCLPDGVESVNMQYNLAFDEEGRVVTSLRRNRLVRRSCNFKWIGPVHEYLEVYGPAYSSDVCITHEKDKVYTDRNLRIYQKRVAEGEVFSPRDQYYFANELRDHGIYEEACRYYELFLDGGLGWIEDSYQACLRLAECRERLGDREGAFQSLCRTLQYDTPRAEFCCRLGAWHVEKGQLLPAVYWYELAIKLPRNNDSMGVKNEAFATWVPNLQLALCYDRLGQREKANLFNEAALLYHPVHPSMLYNRNYFKNVLGDNYVELHSREAAEKEAE; encoded by the coding sequence ATGATAGAAATCAGCTTATGCATGATTGTCTGCAACGAGGAGAATAGCCTGCCACGCTGCCTGTCTTCGGTAGGGGCAATTGCTGATGAAATCATCATTGTGGATACCGGGTCAACGGACAACACCAAAGAAATCGCCTTGTCCTATGGGGCGGTTATTTATGATTTTACCTGGATTGATGATTTCTCAGCCGCCCGCAATTTTGCTTTCAGCAAAGCTACCAAGGAATATATCTTCTGGCTGGATGCCGATGACTACCTGAAGGACGTGGATCATGCACGGTTCAGGGAGCTGAAGCACTGCTTGCCAGACGGCGTGGAGAGTGTGAACATGCAGTACAATCTGGCTTTTGACGAAGAGGGGAGAGTCGTGACCTCTTTGCGCCGCAACCGGCTGGTCCGCAGAAGCTGCAATTTCAAGTGGATAGGTCCGGTGCACGAGTATCTGGAGGTCTACGGGCCCGCTTACAGCAGTGATGTCTGCATCACTCATGAAAAAGACAAAGTGTACACGGACCGCAATTTGCGGATCTATCAGAAGCGGGTGGCGGAGGGTGAGGTATTCTCGCCGCGTGACCAGTATTATTTTGCCAACGAACTGCGCGACCATGGAATTTATGAGGAAGCCTGCCGCTATTATGAGCTGTTCCTCGACGGAGGTTTGGGCTGGATTGAAGATAGTTACCAGGCCTGTCTTAGGCTGGCTGAATGCCGGGAGCGGCTGGGAGACAGGGAGGGAGCCTTTCAGTCTTTATGCCGCACGCTGCAGTATGATACCCCCCGGGCGGAGTTTTGCTGCCGGCTAGGTGCCTGGCATGTAGAGAAAGGCCAGCTGCTCCCGGCTGTCTACTGGTATGAGCTTGCGATTAAACTCCCGCGGAATAATGATTCAATGGGTGTGAAGAACGAGGCGTTTGCCACCTGGGTGCCTAATCTTCAGCTTGCTTTATGTTATGACCGGCTGGGCCAGCGCGAGAAAGCTAATCTATTTAATGAAGCCGCTTTGCTCTATCATCCCGTCCATCCCAGTATGCTCTACAACCGCAATTATTTCAAAAATGTGCTCGGAGACAATTATGTAGAGCTGCATTCACGGGAAGCTGCTGAAAAGGAAGCGGAATAA
- a CDS encoding YkvA family protein — protein MEKDGNKLPAELVVDHFKYSKENERLVQKSFWSKTRKFAGKIPFTKDAIAMYYCAIDAKTPLWAKGIAFGALAYFISPIDAIPDALLGLGLTDDAAIIAAGIRAIAGQVTDEHREKSEVFFNGDK, from the coding sequence ATGGAGAAGGACGGAAACAAGCTTCCTGCAGAGCTCGTAGTGGACCATTTCAAATACAGCAAAGAGAACGAGAGGCTGGTGCAGAAAAGCTTCTGGAGCAAAACCAGGAAATTCGCCGGAAAAATTCCTTTTACCAAAGATGCGATTGCGATGTACTATTGCGCCATTGACGCCAAAACTCCATTGTGGGCAAAAGGTATTGCCTTCGGAGCACTAGCCTATTTCATCTCTCCGATTGATGCTATTCCTGATGCCTTACTTGGTCTGGGACTGACAGATGACGCAGCTATTATTGCGGCAGGCATTCGGGCAATCGCCGGACAGGTAACGGACGAACACCGGGAGAAGTCAGAGGTTTTCTTCAACGGGGATAAATAA
- a CDS encoding LrgB family protein, producing MRFLLAVGFILLNVGIYLLMSMLYKRYRFPVLLPALTATFTVVVLLMGFHISYDTYMIGGEWINKLLGPAVVSLAYPLYKQRHVLWQNLPAVLGGTVTGLLVGMFSGLLMAAGMGFSKLYVLSVLPKSITTAVAIQISSNLGGDSSLTSVFVMIAGFTGAIGGPYIIKLFRIRGESGIGIGLGTASHALGTAKALEYGEQSVSMSSVAMTVCAIVGSIIGPLVAWIMYH from the coding sequence ATGAGATTTTTGCTCGCAGTTGGCTTTATCCTGCTTAATGTGGGGATTTATCTCCTGATGTCCATGCTTTACAAACGTTATCGTTTCCCCGTACTCCTGCCGGCCCTGACGGCAACCTTTACAGTGGTTGTGCTGCTGATGGGCTTTCATATTTCCTACGACACTTATATGATTGGCGGTGAGTGGATCAACAAGCTGCTTGGACCTGCAGTTGTCTCTCTCGCTTACCCGTTGTACAAACAGCGTCATGTGTTGTGGCAGAACCTCCCCGCAGTGCTCGGGGGTACGGTAACCGGACTTCTGGTCGGGATGTTCAGCGGCCTGCTGATGGCGGCAGGAATGGGATTTTCCAAATTATATGTTCTTTCAGTCCTGCCGAAATCGATTACGACCGCTGTAGCGATTCAAATTTCCAGCAATCTGGGCGGAGATTCTTCGCTGACTTCTGTATTTGTGATGATTGCCGGATTCACCGGAGCCATCGGCGGTCCTTACATCATCAAGCTGTTCCGCATCCGGGGCGAGTCCGGCATCGGGATCGGTCTGGGCACGGCTTCACATGCACTTGGTACGGCAAAAGCCTTGGAATACGGCGAGCAGTCCGTCTCCATGAGTTCCGTAGCGATGACGGTGTGCGCAATCGTCGGCTCCATTATCGGACCGCTTGTGGCCTGGATCATGTATCATTAA